The following proteins are encoded in a genomic region of Pyrus communis chromosome 11, drPyrComm1.1, whole genome shotgun sequence:
- the LOC137707683 gene encoding notchless protein homolog encodes MAALATRNGLLESLGNQSTLALRVDAFSQDCTIKVWETTQGKLIRELKGHGHWVNSLTLSTEYVLRTGAFDHTCKQYSSPEEMKKAALERYNKMKGNAPERLVSGSDDFTMFLWEPFVSKQPKTRMTGHQQLVNHVCFSPDGQWIASASFDRSVKLWNGTTGKFVAAFRGHVGPVYQISWSADSRLLVSGSKDSTLKVWDIRARALKQDLPGHADEVFAVDWSPDGGKVASGGKDRVLKLWMG; translated from the exons ATGGCTGCTCT GGCCACAAGAAATGGATTACTGGAATCTCTTGGGAACCAGTCCACCTTAGCTCTCCGTGTCGACGCTTT CTCCCAGGATTGTACCATCAAAGTATGGGAGACCACTCAAGGAAAACTAATTCGTGAACTGAAG GGTCATGGTCATTGGGTTAACTCTCTTACATTGAGTACTGAATATGTTCTTCGTACTGGAGCCTTTGATCACACCTGCAAGCAGTATTCGTCTCCAGAGGAAATGAAGAAG GCAGCTTTGGAAAGATATAACAAAATGAAGGGCAATGCCCCTGAAAGATTGGTTTCTGGATCCGATGATTTTACAATGTTTCTATGGGAACCTTTTGTCAGCAAACAACCTAAAACTCGCATGACAGGTCATCAACAG CTTGTAAACCACGTCTGCTTTTCACCTGATGGGCAATGGATAGCAAGTGCCTCATTTGATAGGTCTGTCAAGTTATGGAACGGTACTACTGGAAAATTTGTTGCAGCTTTCCGGGGCCATGTTGGCCCTGTCTACCAGATCAG CTGGTCGGCAGACAGTAGGCTGCTTGTAAGTGGCAGCAAAGATTCCACTCTCAAG GTTTGGGATATCAGAGCACGGGCGCTAAAACAAGACCTTCCAGGCCATGCTGACGAG gtttttGCTGTCGATTGGAGTCCAGATGGTGGGAAGGTTGCTTCGGGTGGCAAGGATAGAGTTCTGAAGCTATGGATGGGCTAG
- the LOC137707757 gene encoding notchless protein homolog, translated as MAMEVEETEGKTVLCLLTDPDGTPLGSSVYLPQNTEPQHLQQIVNQLLKNEERLPYAFYIQDQELIESLGKYADKKKISVEKVLNIVYQPQAVFRIRPVHRCSATIAGHTEAVLSVAFSPDGQQLASGSGDTTVRLWDLNTQTPLHTCTGHKNWVLSIA; from the exons ATGGCTATGGAGGTGGAAGAAACAGAGGGGAAGACTGTGTTATGCCTGCTGACGGACCCAGATGGGACTCCATTAGGAAGCTCCGTCTACCTTCCTCAGAACACTGAGCCGCAACACCTTCAGCAAATCGTCAACCAGCTTCTCAAAAAT GAGGAGAGGCTACCTTATGCTTTCTATATACAAGATCAGGAACTTATTGAGTCACTTGGAAAATATGCAGACAAGAAGAAAA TTTCCGTGGAGAAGGTACTCAACATAGTTTATCAACCACAAGCTGTTTTCCGAATTCGTCCTGTTCATCGTTGCTCAGCAACAATTGCCG GTCACACAGAAGCTGTACTTTCAGTTGCTTTTAGTCCTGATGGTCAACAGTTGGCTAGTGGTTCTGGTGATACAACTGTCCGACTATGGGACCTTAATACTCAGACGCCGTTGCACACATGTACAG GACATAAGAATTGGGTCCTTTCCATTGCATGA